Sequence from the candidate division KSB1 bacterium genome:
TGTAGGCATCGATGGACTCTCGGATGGGGCCGGGGAGTTCCGCCAGCAAGACGATGTCGGAGATCATGAGTCGGCCGCCGGGTTTGAGCACGCGGTAGGCTTCACGAAATACTTGCGCCTTGTCGGGCGAGAGGTTGATGACGCAATTGGAGATGATGATATTGGCAAAATTATCAGCCACTGGCAGATGTTCAATTTCGCCCAATCGGAATTCCACATTGGTATAGTTGCCCTTGCGAGCATTGGCGCGTGCGGTCTCGATCATGTCCGGCGTCATGTCCACACCGATGACCCTGCCGGTGGGGCCAACTTTTTGAGCTGCCAGAAAACAATCGAAACCAGCACCAGAACCGAGATCAACCACAATTTCGCCAGGCACGAGCGAAGCCAGGGCGATGGGATTGCCACAGCCCAGACCCAGATTGGCGCCTTCAGGGACCGCATTGAGTTCGTCATCCGAATAACCGATATTTTTGCTGATAATGCTGATCGTATCACCCCCGCAACAACAG
This genomic interval carries:
- a CDS encoding arsenite methyltransferase; translation: MKEENIRKVVRERYGKIAKEQSSCCGPSVSCCCGGDTISIISKNIGYSDDELNAVPEGANLGLGCGNPIALASLVPGEIVVDLGSGAGFDCFLAAQKVGPTGRVIGVDMTPDMIETARANARKGNYTNVEFRLGEIEHLPVADNFANIIISNCVINLSPDKAQVFREAYRVLKPGGRLMISDIVLLAELPGPIRESIDAYTGCLAGALLKEDYLGKISAAGFQQVEVADETIFPLDLLVSEPEPSVLAAWQEMTPQQQQQLAQSIHSIKVSARKLYRKLVILALGQICNLACRTGWQPVLQRNSQQKHDS